A single window of Syntrophus aciditrophicus SB DNA harbors:
- a CDS encoding iron-sulfur cluster assembly scaffold protein, with the protein MWDYTDKVREHFWNPRNVGEVENPDGIGQVGSLACGDALRLTFKLDENKRIKEAKFKSFGCASAIAAASVLTEMVVGLTIEQAEKITNQDIAAALGGLPEQKMHCSVLGEQVLEKAIACYRGRPAGAKEEKMICECFSVTDREIEKAVRENRLTSVEQVTNYTKVGGGCGNCHGRIQEILDWERTEFRKSVRPKLIDIRTISRIQDKPETGNWEKSGNQFPSGQDKINP; encoded by the coding sequence GATTATACGGATAAGGTCAGGGAGCATTTCTGGAATCCCCGCAACGTGGGGGAAGTTGAAAATCCTGACGGTATTGGTCAGGTCGGTTCCCTTGCCTGTGGCGACGCGCTCCGCCTTACATTCAAACTGGATGAAAACAAAAGGATCAAAGAAGCGAAATTCAAGAGTTTCGGCTGTGCCAGCGCTATTGCCGCGGCGTCGGTCCTGACGGAAATGGTCGTGGGCCTTACGATCGAACAGGCGGAAAAAATCACGAATCAGGACATTGCCGCCGCCCTTGGAGGACTGCCTGAACAAAAGATGCACTGTTCCGTTCTCGGGGAACAGGTTCTTGAAAAAGCGATTGCCTGTTATCGAGGGCGCCCGGCAGGCGCAAAAGAAGAAAAGATGATCTGTGAATGTTTCAGCGTAACGGATCGGGAAATCGAGAAAGCCGTCAGGGAGAACCGTCTTACTTCGGTGGAACAGGTAACCAACTACACGAAAGTGGGAGGCGGCTGTGGAAACTGCCACGGGAGGATTCAGGAGATTCTTGACTGGGAGCGAACCGAATTCCGCAAGTCCGTCCGCCCGAAATTAATCGATATCCGGACAATCAGCAGAATACAGGATAAACCAGAAACCGGAAACTGGGAGAAATCAGGGAATCAATTCCCGAGCGGACAGGACAAAATCAACCCCTGA
- a CDS encoding sigma-54 interaction domain-containing protein: MSKDIEDQTQIILDSIADGVFTVDSEWKITSFNRAAEKITGIAREEAIGKQCREVFRAGICENHCFLRHTVESGQPVVNQSIFILNARGERIPVSISTALLKNREKQVIGGVETFRDLSLVEDLRKELYNRRSFHDIISKNKEMHRLFHIVEQLSESDATVILVGESGTGKELFAKAIHYESSRRDGPIITINCGALPDNLLESELFGYKAGAFTDAKRDKPGRITLAHGGTLFLDEIGDISQAMQVRLLRVLQEKVFEPLGGTKSEKVDVRIIAATNKDLEKLVKEGIFREDFYYRINVVKLLLPPLRDRKEDIPLLSEHFIRKLNRRKGTDILGLQPEALAILMAYDYPGNIRELENMIEYAMVVCKNSLIGIEHLPDYLIQSLDHGSQKSFLPKQKQISLKGHEREFLYNALAENNWNRKRTAAQLGIHPTTLWRKLRRLNIELPEQDGRHK; this comes from the coding sequence ATGAGTAAAGATATTGAAGATCAGACGCAGATCATTCTTGACAGCATTGCAGATGGCGTTTTTACCGTTGATTCTGAATGGAAAATCACATCTTTCAACCGCGCAGCGGAGAAGATAACCGGCATAGCCAGGGAAGAGGCCATAGGGAAGCAATGCCGGGAGGTTTTCAGGGCCGGCATCTGTGAAAACCATTGCTTTCTAAGGCACACCGTCGAGAGCGGACAGCCCGTCGTCAACCAATCCATATTTATCCTGAATGCGAGGGGAGAGCGCATCCCCGTAAGCATCTCCACGGCCCTCCTTAAAAACAGGGAAAAACAGGTGATCGGCGGGGTCGAGACATTCAGGGATCTCAGTCTGGTGGAAGATCTGCGCAAGGAACTGTACAACCGCCGCTCCTTTCATGACATCATCAGCAAAAACAAAGAGATGCATCGTCTTTTCCATATTGTGGAGCAATTGTCCGAAAGCGATGCCACCGTCATTCTTGTCGGCGAAAGCGGCACAGGAAAGGAACTGTTTGCAAAGGCCATTCATTACGAGAGTTCAAGAAGGGATGGCCCCATCATAACAATCAACTGCGGCGCTCTGCCGGACAATCTCCTTGAGTCAGAGCTTTTCGGCTATAAAGCAGGAGCCTTTACAGACGCCAAAAGGGATAAGCCCGGACGTATAACCCTGGCTCATGGCGGAACGCTTTTTCTCGATGAGATCGGTGATATCTCCCAGGCCATGCAGGTCAGACTCCTGCGCGTCCTCCAGGAGAAGGTTTTTGAACCTCTTGGAGGGACGAAATCGGAAAAAGTCGACGTCCGGATCATTGCGGCAACCAATAAGGATCTGGAGAAGCTTGTAAAAGAAGGGATTTTTCGTGAAGATTTCTACTACAGAATCAATGTGGTCAAACTTCTTCTTCCTCCCTTGAGGGATCGTAAAGAGGATATTCCTCTCTTATCGGAACACTTCATCCGAAAATTAAACCGGCGCAAGGGGACGGACATTCTGGGACTCCAACCCGAGGCCCTGGCAATCCTTATGGCATATGACTATCCCGGCAATATCCGGGAACTGGAAAATATGATCGAATACGCGATGGTCGTCTGTAAAAACAGTCTCATCGGCATCGAGCATCTCCCCGATTACCTGATCCAGAGTTTAGACCATGGCAGTCAAAAATCATTTCTCCCGAAACAAAAGCAGATTTCATTGAAGGGTCATGAAAGAGAATTCCTTTATAACGCACTGGCCGAAAACAATTGGAACAGAAAACGCACCGCAGCCCAATTGGGCATACATCCCACGACCCTCTGGCGAAAGCTCAGGAGACTGAATATTGAGCTTCCAGAACAGGATGGACGCCATAAGTAA
- a CDS encoding NifB/NifX family molybdenum-iron cluster-binding protein has protein sequence MKDGRIAVPSMETGGLDGHRSGHFGHCDVFTLVDVKDGEIENVTTIANQSHVQGGCMVPVNLLAQHNVNALVVGGIGLRPLMGFRQVGIDVYYDVTRPEIRPVVEDLIAGRLPQIEDDQVCGGGGR, from the coding sequence ATGAAGGATGGAAGAATAGCTGTTCCGTCAATGGAAACCGGCGGTCTGGATGGTCACAGGTCAGGCCATTTTGGTCATTGTGATGTCTTTACCCTGGTGGATGTCAAGGATGGCGAAATTGAAAACGTAACGACGATTGCAAACCAGAGCCATGTTCAGGGAGGCTGCATGGTCCCGGTCAATCTGCTGGCCCAGCATAATGTCAACGCGCTGGTTGTCGGCGGCATCGGGTTGAGGCCTCTGATGGGTTTCCGGCAGGTCGGAATCGATGTGTATTATGACGTGACACGGCCGGAGATCAGACCTGTTGTTGAAGACCTTATCGCGGGAAGACTTCCCCAGATCGAGGATGACCAGGTCTGCGGCGGTGGCGGACGCTGA
- a CDS encoding NifB/NifX family molybdenum-iron cluster-binding protein, which produces MKIAVTSQGRELDSPVDPRFGRAAYILIVDSDTWSFDVLDNKANVNSLKGAGIQAAANIHSKGAEVLLTGFCGPNAFKTLTAGGIKVANDASGTIREAVRSFLDGKLTFADQANVEGNW; this is translated from the coding sequence ATGAAAATTGCCGTGACATCCCAGGGCAGGGAACTAGATTCACCGGTTGACCCTCGCTTCGGCAGGGCCGCCTATATTCTTATCGTGGATTCGGACACCTGGAGTTTCGATGTTCTTGACAACAAGGCGAATGTCAATTCGCTTAAAGGGGCGGGAATCCAGGCCGCGGCCAACATACACAGCAAAGGCGCGGAGGTTCTGCTTACCGGTTTTTGCGGTCCAAATGCCTTTAAGACCTTGACGGCCGGCGGGATAAAAGTAGCCAATGACGCCTCCGGCACTATCAGAGAAGCGGTTAGATCGTTCCTTGACGGGAAGCTGACTTTCGCGGATCAGGCCAATGTAGAAGGAAATTGGTAA
- a CDS encoding response regulator, producing the protein MLKLLLVSRDDDSLSGLSAALGGQDDIELEISASGEQALARLSGKAVDLVVADEDLGDMTALDFSARLLKINPMINCAVVSTLSQEEFHEASEGLGIMAQLPKQPGAEDAERLIQTLKRIKGLMS; encoded by the coding sequence ATGCTCAAGTTATTATTGGTGAGCCGGGATGACGATTCGTTAAGCGGTCTGTCGGCGGCGTTAGGTGGACAGGACGATATTGAACTGGAGATCTCCGCATCCGGAGAACAGGCCCTGGCAAGGCTGTCCGGAAAGGCTGTCGATCTCGTTGTCGCGGATGAAGACCTGGGAGATATGACGGCGCTGGATTTCTCGGCGCGGCTTCTCAAAATCAACCCCATGATCAATTGCGCCGTAGTCAGCACCCTTTCTCAGGAGGAATTTCATGAGGCTTCCGAGGGGCTCGGCATCATGGCTCAATTACCGAAGCAACCCGGCGCAGAGGATGCGGAACGGCTGATCCAGACCCTGAAGCGGATCAAGGGATTGATGTCTTGA
- a CDS encoding MBL fold metallo-hydrolase yields MQIRIVATGSTPRERREKRWGLSFLIGESVLLDTFGLSDLFWENLCSMAEDVSRIRHVVLSHEHWDHVSGLEKFAEQRPAATVYICPHTEPSVKAWIGGMKLPVVEVDDWLEIEKDVFLSGELAGSWNGNPLWEQFLVIREQSRLSVLTGCAHPGLFPILQHVRNRFAEPLTLLMGGFHLMNSPEEEIAAAIDALLMFGVSRVAPTHCTGEPAVRLLREAFVNRFLTVEEGGVIDTAEEV; encoded by the coding sequence ATGCAGATTCGCATCGTTGCAACGGGTTCAACTCCTCGGGAGCGAAGAGAGAAACGGTGGGGGCTTTCTTTTCTCATCGGTGAATCCGTACTTCTTGATACGTTCGGCCTGTCCGACCTGTTCTGGGAAAATCTCTGCAGCATGGCTGAAGACGTTTCCCGCATCCGGCATGTCGTTCTCTCCCACGAGCACTGGGATCATGTCTCCGGTCTGGAAAAATTTGCGGAGCAGAGGCCGGCGGCAACTGTTTATATCTGCCCCCACACGGAACCCTCGGTAAAGGCCTGGATCGGGGGAATGAAACTGCCGGTGGTGGAAGTGGACGATTGGCTCGAAATCGAAAAAGACGTCTTTCTTTCGGGAGAACTGGCGGGAAGCTGGAATGGAAATCCCCTATGGGAGCAGTTTCTGGTCATTCGCGAGCAGTCTCGGCTTTCCGTTCTGACGGGATGCGCGCACCCGGGTCTCTTCCCGATTCTTCAGCATGTGCGGAACCGGTTTGCCGAACCCCTCACCCTGCTGATGGGCGGCTTTCATCTGATGAACAGCCCGGAGGAAGAAATTGCAGCGGCGATCGACGCCCTTTTGATGTTCGGCGTTTCGCGGGTTGCGCCGACGCACTGTACGGGAGAACCGGCCGTTCGCCTGCTCCGGGAAGCCTTTGTAAATCGCTTTCTTACCGTAGAGGAAGGCGGCGTGATCGATACCGCTGAAGAAGTGTAA
- a CDS encoding DUF364 domain-containing protein — MMELDEKIYRFFENRGRDVTVEYLNLGLGYTAVTTSDGGIGIAYTCFGAKESCSFMNSYYDFEGRPAVELLEKIKSTHPLERTMALALVNALNYEYALSLPEDKENRALFESFGIGEKTRVAMVGYFAPIAGMLGKMGALLEVIDISKKIGHQADFYDRLENWAQVAFITSTSILNSTTEDILRHAGKGVKTVMLGPSTPMIGEVFSHLPVHMLAGTVPLEKEKVLKAIRHGFGTREIQRFSRKSYLALF; from the coding sequence ATGATGGAATTAGATGAGAAAATTTACCGGTTTTTTGAAAATCGAGGCAGGGACGTCACCGTTGAATACTTGAATCTGGGTCTCGGTTATACGGCTGTGACCACCTCGGACGGGGGCATTGGAATCGCCTATACCTGTTTCGGCGCGAAGGAAAGCTGCAGTTTTATGAACAGCTATTATGATTTCGAGGGCAGACCCGCAGTGGAGCTTCTGGAAAAGATCAAAAGCACTCACCCTCTCGAAAGGACCATGGCTCTCGCGCTTGTCAATGCCCTCAACTATGAATATGCCCTTTCCCTGCCGGAAGATAAGGAAAACAGGGCTCTTTTTGAAAGTTTCGGCATCGGAGAAAAAACACGCGTAGCCATGGTCGGATATTTTGCTCCCATAGCCGGAATGCTTGGAAAAATGGGGGCTCTTCTGGAGGTCATCGATATTTCCAAAAAAATCGGACACCAGGCTGATTTTTATGACAGGCTGGAAAACTGGGCTCAGGTGGCGTTTATAACCTCCACTTCGATTCTGAATTCAACGACGGAAGATATCCTTCGGCATGCAGGCAAGGGGGTGAAAACCGTCATGCTCGGTCCCAGCACGCCCATGATCGGGGAAGTCTTTTCGCACCTTCCCGTGCACATGCTGGCCGGCACGGTACCCCTTGAAAAGGAAAAAGTGCTCAAAGCCATCCGCCATGGTTTTGGAACAAGGGAAATCCAGAGGTTCAGTCGAAAATCCTATCTTGCACTGTTTTGA
- the tsaA gene encoding tRNA (N6-threonylcarbamoyladenosine(37)-N6)-methyltransferase TrmO, with protein MEETLIIYRPIGVIHSEHVVAEQTPIQPAYARGCRGQAEIFPEFAEGLRDLEGFSHLYLIYHLHRVEPSQMLVKPFLQNAIRGIFATRAPCRPNAIGLSILELLHREGNVLYLDGMDILDGTPLLDIKPYTAKFDFVKTTRNGWQDEVDEKEARKLGKRGCQK; from the coding sequence ATGGAGGAAACTTTAATTATCTACAGGCCCATCGGCGTGATTCACAGCGAACATGTTGTTGCGGAACAAACACCGATCCAGCCGGCATATGCCCGGGGATGCAGAGGACAGGCGGAAATATTCCCGGAATTCGCAGAGGGATTGCGTGACCTGGAAGGGTTCTCCCATTTGTACCTGATTTATCATCTCCACCGGGTAGAGCCGTCACAGATGCTCGTCAAACCCTTTTTACAGAACGCCATCAGGGGAATTTTTGCGACCCGTGCGCCCTGCCGTCCCAATGCCATCGGGTTGAGCATTCTTGAACTTCTCCATCGCGAAGGAAATGTTCTTTATCTCGACGGAATGGACATCCTGGACGGCACACCGCTGCTGGACATCAAACCCTACACGGCCAAATTCGACTTCGTTAAGACGACCCGCAACGGCTGGCAGGACGAGGTGGACGAAAAAGAAGCCAGAAAGTTAGGAAAGCGAGGCTGTCAAAAATGA
- a CDS encoding FmdB family zinc ribbon protein has translation MLTYEYECEMCGLRFERQQAISEDPLTECPECRGKVRRLISGGAGFLFKGSGPDQASRSEGGCSLERTGRTCCGREERCGDSSCGRE, from the coding sequence ATGCTGACTTACGAATACGAATGTGAAATGTGCGGGTTGAGGTTTGAACGTCAGCAGGCCATTTCGGAGGACCCGCTCACGGAATGCCCCGAATGCCGGGGCAAGGTCCGACGGTTGATCAGCGGCGGGGCAGGATTTCTGTTCAAAGGGTCCGGACCTGATCAGGCAAGCCGGAGTGAAGGGGGGTGCTCCCTCGAACGAACAGGCCGGACCTGCTGCGGCCGGGAAGAACGCTGCGGCGATTCTTCCTGCGGGAGAGAGTGA
- a CDS encoding radical SAM protein yields the protein MSEKGFRYVYGPVPSRRLGRSLGVDLVPFKVCTFDCVYCQLGRTTIKTVERKEYVSAADVLDEVKRKLAEEDNPNYITFAGSGEPTLNSRIGNLILRIKDLTDIQVAVLTNGSLLWTKEVQDDLMAADLVIPSLDAGDEQLFRYVNRPHENISFDRLVDGLVDFTRRFPGQVWLEILLLEGVTSMPSHVKKIADLVARIAPACVQLNTVCRPPAEEFAFPVSQDILLSLREFFPCPVDVISEESQEHSEISAFSESREEDVLALLRRRPCTSEDVAEGLGIHIAEALKRLNALIAIGTVRSTISGGRNFYTATGGKSPSGAPGNKQDK from the coding sequence ATGAGTGAAAAGGGTTTTCGCTATGTTTACGGTCCTGTTCCATCGCGGCGCCTTGGCCGTTCACTGGGTGTCGATCTCGTTCCCTTCAAGGTCTGCACCTTTGACTGCGTTTACTGCCAACTGGGCCGGACCACGATCAAGACGGTGGAGAGGAAGGAATACGTTTCCGCCGCGGATGTTCTGGACGAAGTGAAACGCAAGCTGGCTGAGGAAGATAATCCGAATTACATCACCTTCGCGGGCTCCGGGGAACCGACGTTGAACAGCCGGATCGGAAACCTGATTCTACGGATCAAGGATCTGACGGATATCCAGGTGGCCGTCCTGACCAACGGCTCACTCCTGTGGACGAAGGAGGTTCAGGATGACCTGATGGCAGCCGATCTGGTCATCCCCTCCCTGGATGCCGGTGATGAACAACTGTTCCGGTATGTTAACCGCCCCCATGAGAACATTTCCTTTGACCGGCTGGTTGACGGTCTGGTCGATTTTACGCGGCGTTTTCCCGGACAGGTGTGGCTTGAAATCCTGCTGCTCGAGGGCGTCACGAGCATGCCCTCTCATGTAAAAAAAATTGCTGACCTTGTGGCGCGCATCGCGCCGGCCTGCGTTCAACTGAATACCGTCTGCCGTCCACCCGCTGAGGAATTCGCCTTTCCCGTTTCGCAGGACATTCTGCTGTCTTTGAGGGAGTTCTTTCCCTGTCCGGTGGATGTAATCAGTGAGGAAAGTCAGGAACATTCAGAAATATCCGCTTTTTCTGAAAGCAGGGAAGAAGATGTCCTGGCTCTGCTTCGCAGACGCCCCTGCACTTCCGAAGATGTTGCCGAAGGTCTTGGCATCCATATAGCGGAAGCCCTTAAACGTCTCAACGCTCTGATAGCCATCGGAACGGTGCGCTCCACCATCTCCGGAGGACGAAATTTCTATACCGCAACGGGGGGAAAATCGCCTTCCGGGGCGCCGGGAAACAAACAGGACAAATGA
- a CDS encoding cation diffusion facilitator family transporter, with protein MKTLGVGSENQSAHRPEKRLDQEAELIGKVALYAFLLNLGLAAMKGVLAFWSDSLAVTAGAIDSATDSAASLVLYGGLKLSTRKTPSFPEGLYKIENVLSVFVALSIFFAGLEIALKLFKQSVSSPRISLDIVVLLLVSVAATFLFGRYAILTGRKTESPTLIAEGRHRQVDVLSSSVVLISVLPEYFGYHVSLFGLSIDSIAACAVLIFIAFAGWELLSNGMRVLLDASLDFETLDEARSILKNHPMVVNIRSLSGRNAGRFRFLEASVILRTGDLKKAHRISEDLEQSIREKIPHVERIMIHYEPQSHSHIRFAVPLSDPAGVISRHFGESPFFAILTFRPADRSIVQQDIIENPHKEIETAKGIRVAEWLVEQKIDQIFMTEDLSHKGPSYVFSNAGVNVQRTDAVHLEEILENLKTW; from the coding sequence ATGAAAACGCTCGGGGTCGGCAGCGAAAATCAATCTGCACACCGGCCGGAAAAACGCCTCGACCAGGAAGCGGAATTGATCGGCAAGGTCGCCCTTTACGCCTTCCTTTTGAATCTCGGTCTCGCGGCCATGAAAGGCGTTCTTGCATTCTGGTCCGACAGCCTTGCCGTCACCGCAGGCGCCATCGATTCCGCAACCGATTCCGCAGCGTCACTCGTCCTCTATGGGGGCCTTAAGCTTTCGACGAGAAAAACGCCTTCCTTTCCAGAAGGGCTTTACAAAATCGAAAATGTTCTATCCGTCTTTGTCGCACTGTCGATCTTTTTCGCCGGCCTTGAGATCGCGCTGAAGTTATTCAAACAGAGCGTTTCATCACCACGGATTTCCCTGGATATTGTTGTCCTGCTTCTGGTCAGTGTGGCGGCAACTTTCCTGTTCGGCCGGTATGCGATCCTGACCGGGAGGAAAACGGAATCGCCCACCCTGATCGCGGAAGGTCGGCATCGTCAGGTGGATGTCCTGTCTTCCAGCGTCGTGTTGATATCCGTCCTTCCGGAGTATTTCGGATACCACGTTTCCCTGTTCGGTCTTTCAATCGATTCGATCGCTGCATGTGCGGTCCTGATCTTCATTGCCTTCGCCGGATGGGAATTGCTTTCGAACGGGATGCGGGTGCTGCTGGATGCCTCTCTCGATTTCGAAACCCTGGACGAGGCGAGAAGCATCCTGAAAAACCATCCCATGGTGGTAAATATCCGATCACTTTCAGGTCGTAACGCAGGCCGTTTCCGCTTTCTTGAAGCCAGTGTCATCCTGCGGACGGGCGATCTCAAAAAAGCCCACCGGATCAGCGAAGATCTGGAGCAAAGCATCAGGGAAAAGATTCCCCATGTGGAACGCATTATGATTCATTATGAACCCCAATCTCATTCCCACATCCGCTTTGCTGTCCCCCTGTCTGATCCCGCTGGTGTCATCAGTCGACATTTCGGTGAATCTCCTTTCTTTGCCATCCTGACGTTCCGCCCTGCGGATCGTTCCATCGTGCAGCAGGATATTATTGAAAATCCGCACAAAGAAATTGAAACGGCTAAAGGCATTCGTGTGGCGGAATGGCTCGTTGAGCAGAAAATCGATCAGATTTTTATGACCGAGGATCTTTCCCACAAAGGCCCCTCTTATGTATTCAGCAATGCCGGGGTAAACGTGCAAAGGACCGATGCGGTACATCTTGAAGAGATTCTTGAAAACCTCAAGACCTGGTAA
- a CDS encoding cytoplasmic protein, which translates to MPRGDGTGPLGTGGGAGRGRGGRGLGRRGGPLAAGPGGYCVCPECGHKEPHQIGLPCVQQKCPKCGAAMARE; encoded by the coding sequence ATGCCAAGAGGAGACGGAACAGGACCCTTGGGAACGGGTGGCGGAGCGGGTCGAGGACGAGGCGGCCGTGGATTGGGTCGCAGAGGTGGTCCTCTTGCTGCCGGACCGGGCGGCTACTGTGTGTGCCCCGAATGCGGCCACAAGGAACCTCATCAAATAGGGTTGCCCTGTGTTCAGCAGAAATGTCCCAAGTGTGGCGCCGCAATGGCCAGAGAATAG
- a CDS encoding DUF5320 domain-containing protein, whose product MPRGDGTGPMGLGPMTGRGLGFCKPGYVSAPPAYGLGMGFGRGRGFRGGGRGWCGRFFASGFGGWLRPEGYSAPYQAPDPNLEKQMLKNEADALQSELNLIKKRLEDLESRKSAE is encoded by the coding sequence ATGCCAAGAGGTGATGGTACAGGGCCCATGGGATTGGGTCCAATGACAGGGCGTGGACTCGGATTCTGCAAGCCGGGTTACGTAAGCGCCCCACCTGCATATGGGTTGGGAATGGGCTTTGGCCGAGGCCGCGGATTCCGGGGCGGCGGTCGAGGCTGGTGTGGCCGGTTTTTCGCTTCAGGTTTCGGGGGCTGGCTGCGGCCTGAAGGTTATTCCGCTCCGTATCAGGCACCGGATCCAAATCTTGAAAAACAGATGCTCAAGAATGAGGCAGATGCCCTGCAATCGGAGCTGAACCTCATCAAGAAGCGTCTGGAGGATCTGGAATCCAGAAAATCTGCAGAATAA
- a CDS encoding gamma carbonic anhydrase family protein — MALYQYGDRIPRIGRDVYVSDSARVIGDVEIGDGCYIGHGAILRGDYGSIRLGAGTAIEENAVIHIRPEGLSVLGERVTVGHGAILHGDLIDDFAVIGMGAVLSLNVVVGKWAIVGEGTVLPSNTRIEAEKFVAGVPWKVMGDVQPRHKEFWTWGKQLYVDLAKSYPEKLKRLD, encoded by the coding sequence ATGGCGCTTTATCAGTACGGCGACCGGATACCCAGAATCGGCAGGGACGTTTATGTCAGCGATTCCGCCCGGGTGATCGGGGATGTCGAGATCGGAGACGGATGCTATATCGGCCATGGAGCGATCCTCCGGGGAGATTACGGCAGTATTCGACTCGGCGCAGGAACCGCCATCGAGGAAAATGCCGTGATTCATATCCGGCCGGAGGGGTTGAGTGTCCTTGGGGAACGGGTTACCGTCGGCCATGGGGCGATTCTCCACGGCGACCTGATCGATGATTTTGCCGTGATCGGCATGGGGGCGGTGCTCAGCCTGAACGTGGTTGTTGGGAAATGGGCCATCGTCGGCGAAGGAACAGTTCTGCCCAGCAACACACGGATCGAGGCGGAAAAATTCGTTGCCGGAGTTCCATGGAAGGTGATGGGAGACGTCCAGCCCCGACACAAGGAGTTCTGGACCTGGGGCAAGCAGCTCTATGTGGACCTCGCCAAATCTTATCCGGAGAAGCTCAAGCGCCTGGATTGA
- a CDS encoding heterodisulfide reductase-related iron-sulfur binding cluster, producing MFKLKFDENRCLTCPDGDCLVKCQYMDFDRNSAREEMVKIYRGEDSPVLQNCVTCYSCEEYCRRGKHPFYLINERREDKGILTAPRAITRQWIHIGEPKGKVQLGEIGKIALSFGFMPQLKDIAKGKLFEDVLPSWFFGQEFFCNVVYIHFANTKIFKERLPVVIENIRKLGVEEVIFLHDECYAAFTSLAPAYGMEIPFKTVHYFEYLYNRLTALKDLIRPLNMKVAYQRPCSNRLCGDSYLYVPKIMDLIGVTLMPRTYQDENALCCGSIFRAMYGYDLMKDVQTRNLDDMQQSGAEACIFNCHGCMNALSALVASRGIKPLHMIDLCRMAIGEKPDMES from the coding sequence ATGTTTAAACTTAAATTCGATGAAAACCGTTGCCTGACCTGTCCGGACGGCGACTGTCTGGTCAAATGCCAGTATATGGATTTTGACAGAAATTCAGCCAGAGAAGAGATGGTCAAAATCTACCGGGGCGAAGATTCCCCTGTGCTTCAAAACTGTGTCACCTGCTATTCCTGTGAAGAATACTGCAGGCGGGGCAAGCATCCCTTTTACCTGATCAACGAGCGGCGGGAAGATAAAGGCATCCTCACGGCCCCCCGCGCGATTACCCGCCAATGGATTCATATCGGGGAACCCAAAGGGAAAGTTCAACTGGGCGAGATCGGTAAGATCGCCCTTTCCTTTGGCTTCATGCCGCAACTTAAGGATATCGCCAAAGGGAAACTCTTTGAGGACGTTCTACCGTCCTGGTTTTTCGGGCAGGAATTTTTCTGCAACGTCGTTTATATCCATTTCGCCAACACGAAGATTTTCAAGGAACGGCTTCCCGTCGTGATCGAAAATATCCGCAAACTGGGAGTCGAAGAGGTCATCTTTCTCCATGATGAGTGCTATGCCGCCTTCACCTCCCTCGCCCCCGCCTACGGGATGGAAATTCCCTTCAAAACCGTGCACTACTTCGAATACCTTTACAATCGCCTGACCGCCTTGAAGGATCTGATCCGTCCTTTGAATATGAAGGTGGCCTACCAGAGGCCCTGCTCCAACCGCCTCTGCGGGGACAGTTACCTCTATGTGCCGAAAATCATGGATTTGATCGGCGTGACGCTGATGCCGAGAACCTATCAGGACGAAAACGCCCTGTGCTGCGGCAGCATCTTCCGGGCCATGTACGGATACGACCTGATGAAGGACGTCCAGACCCGTAATCTGGACGACATGCAGCAAAGCGGCGCTGAAGCCTGCATCTTCAACTGCCATGGGTGCATGAACGCCCTGAGCGCCCTGGTCGCCTCGCGGGGGATCAAACCTCTTCACATGATCGATCTGTGCCGGATGGCCATCGGCGAGAAACCGGATATGGAGTCATGA